Proteins co-encoded in one Thermochromatium tepidum ATCC 43061 genomic window:
- the galE gene encoding UDP-glucose 4-epimerase GalE has product MIPILVTGGAGYIGSHTCKALAQAGYRPIALDNLVYGHEWAVRWGPLVIGDISDRACLDAVIERHRPEAVVHFAAYAYVGESVRDPGRYYRNNVAGTLTLLEAMRDHAIPHIVFSSTCATYGIPERTPITEDHPQRPINPYGASKLMVERILADFEQAHGLRWIALRYFNAAGADPEGEIGEDHDPETHLIPLALQAVAGRGPRLQVFGTDYPTPDGSCIRDYIHVADLARAHVEGLAHLRAGAVSGAFNLGTGQGSSVLEVIAAIERVTGRPVPYEIGPRRPGDPPVLYADADKARRLLGWVPRYRTLDEIIEHAWRWHQSR; this is encoded by the coding sequence ATGATCCCGATCCTGGTGACGGGTGGCGCCGGCTATATCGGCAGCCACACCTGCAAGGCGCTGGCCCAGGCCGGCTATCGTCCGATTGCGCTCGACAACCTGGTCTATGGTCATGAATGGGCGGTACGCTGGGGACCGCTCGTGATCGGCGACATCAGCGACCGCGCCTGTCTGGACGCGGTGATCGAACGCCATCGTCCTGAGGCGGTGGTCCATTTCGCTGCCTATGCCTATGTCGGCGAGTCGGTGCGCGATCCGGGGCGCTATTACCGCAACAATGTCGCTGGGACCCTGACCCTGCTCGAGGCCATGCGCGATCACGCCATCCCGCATATCGTCTTTTCGAGCACCTGCGCGACCTATGGCATCCCCGAGCGGACCCCGATCACCGAGGACCATCCGCAGCGCCCGATCAATCCCTATGGTGCCTCCAAGCTGATGGTCGAGCGGATACTGGCCGACTTCGAGCAGGCGCATGGTCTGCGCTGGATCGCGCTGCGCTATTTCAATGCCGCCGGGGCCGATCCCGAGGGCGAGATCGGCGAGGATCACGACCCCGAGACCCATCTCATCCCACTGGCACTCCAGGCGGTCGCTGGACGCGGCCCCAGGCTCCAGGTCTTCGGCACCGACTATCCAACCCCGGACGGGAGCTGTATCCGCGACTATATCCATGTCGCCGATCTGGCCAGGGCCCATGTCGAGGGTCTTGCCCATCTGCGCGCGGGCGCGGTGAGCGGCGCCTTCAATCTCGGGACCGGGCAGGGGTCCTCGGTGCTGGAGGTCATCGCCGCCATCGAGCGCGTCACTGGTCGCCCGGTCCCCTACGAGATCGGCCCGCGCCGTCCCGGCGATCCGCCGGTGCTCTATGCCGATGCCGATAAGGCGCGGCGTCTGCTCGGTTGGGTGCCGCGTTATCGCACGCTGGATGAGATCATCGAACATGCCTGGAGATGGCATCAGTCCAGATGA
- a CDS encoding HAD family hydrolase: MVRNTVFSFSLFDTLVTYRTATARGVLCVLNHELHLRQDLGLPLQLVEEFLEVRTKADYEARHPTGIEKPVAVCLDQIYARIAQRYPELDPRLIARIRQLELELTAELLVGIPENITRVHRLLEAGKRVVLISDTAFTSNEVKHLLSGIDTRLASCPCYVSADLGLTKHSGELFRHVLQTEGLTPKQLIHLGADDWADVRMARTLGISAELYPGAHLSEIESVYHEEDSLFSQLLGGTSKIYRILHPNASPPALIGAGLAGPLFYGFIRDTLDQAQQRGIRRLYFIARDGMIFLRLARAIARECGLDLDLRYLYGSRRAFRLPSVFELTPREYRWLAERIPKLSLAMLAERIDLRAEELRAHLPEALRARLIDLDASLPESLIREILAHFNTIPAIREAILGNAQRARDLLIAYLEQEGFFDAGPVGTIDIGWMGGSQDSLYKIAASHKPDIEIHGFYFGLFHYSHYTSARNRKTAYAIRPNHVEDNIVALHTELLAQADHGQTVGYERQADGRVVPRLRDDGGHLRDWGIAEFLDGAEWFATEYARLAGRYPLLTEHFDAILPRLLALMRKPPRLIAETLGRVPYSGDHCDLALRESAPAFGLGEALDYVFRRRYEERRLMTEWYEASLVRSPPLVRLILSLYPTVQRLKVFIKHSALDGARRAQRWYTHLTALWRALGWRLYPGIGPARLRDRP, translated from the coding sequence ATGGTCCGGAATACGGTCTTTTCCTTCAGTCTCTTCGATACGCTCGTGACCTACCGCACCGCAACGGCGCGCGGCGTGCTCTGTGTCTTGAACCACGAGCTGCATCTCCGGCAGGACCTTGGGCTGCCGCTCCAACTCGTCGAGGAATTCCTGGAGGTTCGCACCAAGGCCGACTATGAGGCACGCCATCCGACTGGGATAGAGAAGCCGGTCGCGGTCTGTCTCGACCAGATCTACGCCCGCATCGCTCAGCGTTACCCCGAGCTCGACCCGAGACTGATCGCTAGGATTCGCCAGCTCGAACTGGAGCTGACGGCCGAGCTCTTGGTCGGCATCCCTGAGAACATCACCCGCGTTCACCGCTTGCTCGAGGCGGGCAAACGGGTGGTATTGATCTCGGATACGGCGTTTACGTCCAACGAGGTCAAACATCTGTTGTCTGGGATCGATACGCGACTGGCCTCCTGTCCCTGTTACGTGTCTGCGGATCTAGGCTTGACCAAGCACTCGGGTGAACTGTTCAGGCACGTGCTTCAAACCGAGGGCTTGACGCCTAAGCAGTTGATCCATCTCGGCGCTGATGACTGGGCCGATGTGCGGATGGCGCGCACCCTGGGCATCTCGGCTGAACTCTACCCAGGTGCCCATCTGTCCGAGATTGAGTCTGTCTATCACGAGGAGGACAGTCTGTTCTCCCAGCTATTGGGCGGCACCTCAAAGATCTATCGGATCCTGCATCCGAATGCCTCGCCGCCGGCCTTGATCGGGGCTGGACTCGCGGGACCGCTGTTTTATGGCTTTATCCGCGATACCCTGGACCAGGCGCAACAGCGCGGCATCCGGCGACTCTATTTCATCGCCCGCGACGGCATGATCTTTCTGCGCCTCGCGCGCGCCATCGCCCGTGAGTGTGGACTCGATCTGGATCTGCGTTATCTGTATGGCTCTAGGCGCGCCTTCCGTCTGCCTTCGGTGTTCGAGCTCACGCCGCGCGAGTATCGCTGGTTGGCCGAGCGTATCCCCAAGTTGTCGCTCGCCATGCTCGCCGAGCGCATCGACCTGCGTGCGGAGGAGTTGCGCGCCCATCTCCCCGAGGCGCTGCGTGCGCGCCTGATCGATCTGGACGCCTCACTCCCCGAGTCGCTGATCCGGGAGATCCTCGCGCACTTTAATACCATTCCAGCCATCCGGGAGGCGATTCTCGGTAACGCCCAGCGTGCGCGCGATCTGCTCATCGCCTATCTAGAACAGGAGGGGTTTTTCGATGCCGGACCGGTCGGGACCATCGATATCGGTTGGATGGGCGGCAGTCAGGACTCGCTCTACAAGATCGCTGCTTCGCATAAACCTGATATCGAGATCCACGGCTTCTATTTTGGGCTGTTCCACTATTCGCACTACACCAGCGCGCGCAATCGCAAGACCGCCTATGCCATCCGGCCAAACCATGTGGAGGACAATATCGTCGCGCTCCATACCGAACTCTTGGCACAGGCCGATCATGGTCAGACGGTCGGCTACGAGCGCCAAGCAGATGGGCGGGTCGTGCCCCGGCTGCGCGATGATGGTGGCCATCTGCGCGACTGGGGCATCGCTGAGTTTTTGGATGGCGCTGAGTGGTTTGCCACTGAGTATGCGCGACTGGCTGGGCGCTATCCGCTCCTCACCGAGCATTTCGACGCCATCCTACCGCGTCTGCTGGCGCTCATGCGCAAGCCGCCGCGCCTGATTGCCGAGACACTGGGTCGTGTGCCCTATTCGGGGGATCACTGCGATCTTGCGTTGCGTGAGTCGGCGCCGGCCTTTGGGTTGGGTGAGGCCCTCGACTATGTATTCCGGCGCCGCTACGAAGAACGACGGCTCATGACCGAGTGGTACGAAGCAAGCCTGGTGCGTAGTCCACCCCTGGTGCGTCTGATTTTGAGTCTGTATCCGACCGTGCAGCGGCTTAAGGTCTTCATCAAACACAGCGCGCTCGATGGAGCGCGCAGGGCCCAGCGATGGTATACGCACCTCACCGCCCTGTGGCGGGCGCTGGGATGGCGCCTCTACCCTGGGATTGGACCGGCACGCCTGCGCGATCGTCCTTGA
- a CDS encoding UDP-glucuronic acid decarboxylase family protein: MKTLHKRVLVTGGAGFLGSRLCARLIAEDCEVLCVDNFYTATKDNISHLLGHPHFELMRHDITFPLYVEVDEIYNLACPASPIHYQIDPVQTTKTSVHGAINMLGLAKRTKARILQASTSEVYGDPECHPQTETYWGRVNPIGPRACYDEGKRCAETLFFDYHRQHRLEIKVARIFNTYGPGMHPNDGRVVSNFIVQALKGEPITLYGDGSQTRSFCFVDDMIEGLLRLMASPAEITGPINLGNPTELSMRQLAEHIRELTGSRSEFVYRPLPQDDPTQRQPDITRARELLGWEPRVSLEEGLKQTILYFEDLLRRGLA, translated from the coding sequence ATGAAGACATTACATAAACGGGTCCTGGTCACCGGTGGGGCCGGGTTTCTCGGCAGCCGGTTGTGCGCGCGCTTGATCGCGGAGGACTGCGAGGTCCTGTGCGTCGATAACTTCTATACCGCCACCAAGGACAACATCAGCCATTTGCTCGGCCATCCGCACTTCGAGCTGATGCGCCACGACATCACCTTTCCGCTCTATGTCGAGGTCGATGAGATCTACAATCTCGCCTGTCCTGCCTCGCCTATTCATTATCAGATCGACCCGGTCCAGACCACCAAGACCAGCGTGCACGGCGCCATCAACATGCTGGGTCTGGCCAAGCGGACCAAGGCGCGGATCCTGCAGGCCTCGACCAGCGAGGTCTATGGTGATCCTGAGTGTCATCCGCAGACCGAGACCTATTGGGGCCGGGTCAATCCCATCGGCCCGCGCGCCTGTTACGACGAGGGCAAACGCTGCGCCGAGACCCTATTCTTTGACTATCACCGCCAGCACCGGCTCGAGATCAAGGTCGCGCGCATCTTTAACACCTATGGTCCGGGGATGCATCCGAACGATGGACGGGTGGTGTCGAACTTCATCGTCCAGGCGCTCAAGGGTGAGCCGATCACCCTCTATGGCGACGGTTCGCAGACGCGCTCGTTCTGTTTCGTCGACGACATGATCGAGGGCCTTCTGCGGCTCATGGCCAGCCCGGCCGAGATCACGGGACCGATCAATCTAGGCAACCCTACCGAGCTGAGCATGCGCCAACTGGCCGAGCACATCCGCGAACTCACGGGCTCCAGGTCTGAATTCGTCTACCGGCCACTGCCACAGGACGACCCGACCCAGCGTCAGCCCGACATCACCCGGGCACGCGAGCTCCTCGGTTGGGAGCCGCGGGTGTCGCTTGAGGAGGGGCTCAAGCAGACCATCCTCTATTTTGAAGACCTGTTGCGGCGGGGGTTGGCATGA
- a CDS encoding nitrate- and nitrite sensing domain-containing protein: MLNQLKIKTKLLLLAGVPALALVALTVIGALRLNTGIQALHHAQDLAALVTALGEVVHELQKERGMSSGFLASRGAKFADRLPGQRAASDRAINALNAAFAVVDLKQTAPDYSQLLQAALRGLDRIAELRTRIDRFEIPPPESFQTYSALIAELLEVATRSSNELPEAQLARLANAKSTLLYLKERNGQERALLSGAFGAGQITAPNYEILLTLLSDQANFQRLTLAFATPEQRAALESALDHPSIKEVEQVERLVRERGPGAALDYEAERWFDQITTKIDRLRAVEERFSQDIAAAVTAEIQHARMSLIAFLGLTGLTLVVTFGLGVLIVRGILRQMGGEPAFAVEVAQTIAQGILDQEIQTRPGDTTSLLAAMKHMQHELRERIERERRLAAESRRIQNALDKASTQVMVVDAHGDILYMNAAMNRLMHDSEPDLRRDLPNFRAANLLGSPFAALQPPRASGQTALAELTAERIEEIRLGGRLFRRVLNPVFNDQGERLGSVIEWTDRTLEDQVETELGALVEAAVQGDFSGRLELTGKRGFFRHLSEGLNQLLAIVSSGLDDLAHVMNAIAQGDLTQDIQAEYAGTFGQLKSDTNATLTRLREVVGQILEASAAINSAAQELASGNLDLSARTESQASSLEQTASSMERFNTSVQRNAHNAQQANELASTANQRIQRSGETVRSVVGTMNAIQEASRRIADIIGVIDGIAFQTNILALNAAVEAARAGEQGRGFAVVAAEVRNLAQRSAQAAKEIKTLILDSMTKVEGGVKLAYQAGVEMDEVVAGFRQVAALIAEIADASLEQSSGIAQVTQSITQIDAMTQQNAALVEQAAAATESLQDQARELVQAVSIFKIESNQQVAR, from the coding sequence ATGCTCAACCAGCTCAAGATCAAAACCAAGCTGTTGCTGCTGGCCGGCGTCCCTGCCCTGGCGCTCGTGGCCCTGACTGTGATCGGCGCCCTGCGTCTGAATACCGGGATCCAGGCGCTTCACCATGCCCAGGACCTGGCTGCGCTGGTGACGGCCCTGGGCGAGGTGGTGCACGAGCTCCAAAAGGAACGGGGCATGTCGTCCGGGTTCCTCGCCAGCCGGGGCGCGAAGTTTGCCGACCGGCTGCCGGGGCAACGCGCCGCCTCAGACCGCGCGATCAATGCCCTGAATGCGGCCTTCGCCGTCGTCGATCTCAAGCAAACAGCCCCGGACTACAGCCAACTGCTCCAGGCCGCCCTCCGCGGCCTCGACCGGATCGCCGAACTGCGCACGCGCATCGACCGGTTCGAGATCCCTCCACCCGAGTCGTTCCAGACCTACAGCGCGCTCATCGCCGAGCTGCTCGAGGTCGCCACCCGTTCCAGCAACGAATTGCCCGAGGCCCAGCTCGCCCGCCTGGCCAATGCCAAAAGTACCCTGCTCTATCTCAAGGAACGCAATGGTCAAGAACGGGCGCTCCTCTCGGGTGCCTTCGGCGCCGGCCAGATCACGGCCCCCAACTATGAGATCCTGCTCACGCTCTTGAGTGACCAGGCCAATTTCCAGCGCCTGACCCTGGCCTTTGCCACACCTGAACAGCGCGCCGCGCTCGAATCCGCGCTCGATCACCCGAGCATCAAGGAGGTCGAGCAGGTCGAGCGCCTGGTGCGGGAGCGGGGACCAGGGGCTGCGCTCGACTATGAGGCCGAACGCTGGTTCGACCAGATCACCACCAAGATCGACCGCCTGCGCGCGGTCGAGGAGCGCTTTTCCCAGGACATCGCCGCGGCCGTGACCGCCGAGATCCAGCATGCCCGGATGAGTCTGATCGCCTTCTTGGGGCTGACCGGGCTGACCCTTGTGGTCACCTTTGGCCTCGGGGTGCTGATCGTACGCGGTATTTTACGTCAGATGGGCGGCGAGCCGGCCTTCGCGGTCGAGGTGGCACAGACCATCGCCCAGGGCATCCTCGACCAGGAGATCCAGACCCGCCCCGGCGACACCACCAGCCTGCTCGCCGCCATGAAGCACATGCAGCACGAGCTGCGCGAGCGGATCGAGCGCGAGCGCCGGCTGGCCGCCGAGAGTCGGCGCATCCAGAACGCGCTCGACAAGGCCTCGACCCAGGTCATGGTGGTCGATGCACACGGAGACATCCTCTATATGAACGCCGCCATGAATCGGCTCATGCACGACTCAGAGCCCGACCTCCGGCGCGATCTGCCCAACTTCCGCGCCGCCAACCTGCTCGGCAGCCCCTTTGCCGCGCTCCAACCGCCAAGGGCATCCGGGCAGACCGCGCTTGCCGAACTGACCGCCGAGCGGATCGAGGAGATCCGACTCGGTGGGCGCCTGTTTAGGCGGGTGCTCAATCCAGTGTTCAACGACCAGGGTGAGCGGCTCGGTTCGGTGATCGAATGGACGGATCGCACCCTCGAGGATCAGGTCGAAACCGAGCTCGGCGCCCTGGTCGAGGCCGCCGTCCAAGGCGACTTCAGCGGTCGTCTGGAGCTGACGGGCAAGCGCGGCTTCTTCCGCCACCTGAGCGAAGGACTCAACCAGCTCTTGGCGATCGTCTCCTCAGGACTCGATGACCTGGCGCACGTCATGAATGCCATCGCCCAGGGTGATCTGACCCAGGACATCCAGGCCGAGTATGCCGGGACCTTCGGACAGCTCAAGTCCGATACCAATGCCACCCTGACCCGGTTGCGCGAGGTGGTCGGACAGATCCTGGAGGCGAGCGCCGCGATCAACAGTGCCGCCCAGGAACTGGCCTCTGGCAATCTGGACCTCTCGGCCCGCACCGAATCCCAGGCCAGCTCGCTGGAGCAGACCGCAAGCTCCATGGAGCGCTTCAATACCAGCGTCCAGCGAAATGCCCACAACGCCCAGCAGGCCAATGAGCTGGCCTCGACCGCCAACCAGCGGATCCAGCGCAGCGGCGAGACCGTGCGCTCCGTGGTCGGGACCATGAACGCCATCCAGGAGGCGAGCCGGCGCATCGCCGACATCATCGGTGTCATCGACGGCATCGCCTTCCAGACCAATATCCTGGCCCTCAATGCTGCGGTCGAGGCCGCGCGCGCGGGCGAGCAAGGTCGCGGCTTTGCCGTGGTCGCCGCCGAGGTGCGCAACCTGGCCCAGCGCAGCGCCCAGGCCGCCAAGGAGATCAAGACCCTGATCCTAGATTCGATGACCAAGGTCGAGGGTGGTGTCAAGCTGGCCTATCAGGCCGGTGTCGAGATGGACGAGGTGGTCGCAGGCTTCCGTCAGGTCGCGGCGCTGATCGCCGAGATCGCCGATGCCAGCCTCGAGCAGTCGAGCGGCATCGCCCAGGTGACCCAGTCGATCACCCAGATCGATGCCATGACCCAGCAGAACGCGGCCCTGGTCGAGCAGGCCGCTGCGGCGACCGAGAGCCTGCAGGATCAGGCACGCGAACTGGTGCAGGCCGTCTCCATCTTCAAAATCGAGTCAAATCAACAGGTTGCAAGATGA
- a CDS encoding FkbM family methyltransferase produces MHSPTVSLALPVYNVAPYLRDCLDSIITQDFTDLEILCVNDGSTDESPAILAEYAQRDPRIRIVHQTNRGLASTRNTALDHVRGRYLLHVDSDDMLRPGAITRLVEEIERTGADFIVFQHVMFEEGREFDNWYYDFDSWSLEPKTRLEQKLEILHYHYTWSKFFRMAFLHRHNFRFPDGLQFDDNVYHWQVLLAAEKVVVLPEKLYKYRMRPGSIMWHRGRHHLDIFRIFKEGIALFRAQGVYEAVFQDFMQYKMGLQYFWTRDIEPRFRYLAYRGILDGLSSDEERFVRDYPHLLDPEAIRFYERIFASPLYRRGAHRALALQLTAQRYLSSGRARLRTRIRSLRHQFTQHPRLQALKHRLGQRFMDPRCLDLFHNYQTVATYWVHFWREYLRVQHADIPERLATLQRGLSENDRALVETFVRIYDDYLPACPDYSRFLLHKELLWRPSERFRQNTRPAPRVAARYQAFLDEYPWLSAEVFEALYGLKAFPRTIQARIRAGGDVIDGGAFIGDSAVQLAEACPQARVLALEPDPVNFKRLCENITRFGLEGRILPEPLGLHDHRGHFEIQHHGAHDFPDQGSSLLSDFRDEVTHGGVSRVRCEFDTIDALVERHGLRPVLIKLDIEGLEQEALRGAVATLRRYRPALIVSVYHHPKDFFEIKPWLESLGFGYYFGFRRLDLNSPVADFVLICYPRLDTLGVGESVS; encoded by the coding sequence ATGCATTCTCCCACTGTCAGCCTGGCGCTGCCCGTTTATAACGTTGCCCCCTATCTGCGGGACTGTCTGGATTCGATCATCACCCAGGACTTTACCGATCTCGAGATCCTCTGTGTCAACGACGGCTCGACCGATGAGTCGCCCGCGATCCTCGCTGAGTACGCACAGCGCGATCCGCGCATCCGCATCGTCCATCAGACCAACCGCGGTCTGGCCTCGACGCGCAATACGGCCTTGGACCATGTCCGGGGGCGTTATCTGCTGCACGTCGATTCAGACGACATGCTGCGCCCAGGGGCCATCACGCGCCTGGTCGAGGAGATCGAGCGCACCGGGGCCGATTTCATCGTCTTTCAGCATGTCATGTTCGAAGAGGGACGCGAGTTCGACAACTGGTACTACGATTTCGACAGCTGGAGCCTGGAACCCAAGACCCGGCTCGAGCAAAAGCTCGAGATCCTGCATTACCACTACACCTGGTCGAAGTTCTTCCGCATGGCGTTTTTGCACAGACACAACTTCCGCTTTCCGGACGGTCTACAATTCGACGACAACGTCTATCATTGGCAGGTGCTGCTGGCGGCCGAAAAGGTCGTGGTCCTGCCCGAAAAGCTCTACAAATACCGGATGCGTCCGGGTTCGATCATGTGGCACCGCGGGCGCCATCACCTCGACATCTTTCGCATCTTCAAGGAAGGGATCGCGCTCTTTCGCGCCCAGGGCGTCTATGAGGCAGTGTTCCAGGACTTCATGCAGTACAAGATGGGCCTGCAATATTTCTGGACCCGCGACATCGAGCCGCGTTTCCGGTATCTCGCCTATCGCGGCATCCTCGACGGACTCTCGTCCGACGAGGAGCGCTTCGTGCGCGACTATCCGCATCTGCTCGACCCCGAGGCGATCCGCTTCTATGAGCGCATCTTCGCCTCGCCGCTCTACCGCCGCGGCGCCCACCGGGCGCTGGCCCTGCAGCTGACGGCTCAACGGTATCTGTCATCCGGGCGCGCACGTCTGCGCACTCGGATCCGCAGCCTTCGCCATCAGTTCACACAACATCCACGCCTTCAGGCCCTCAAACACCGACTTGGTCAGCGGTTCATGGATCCGCGCTGTCTGGATCTGTTCCACAATTACCAGACGGTGGCGACCTATTGGGTCCATTTCTGGCGCGAGTATCTGCGTGTCCAGCATGCAGACATCCCCGAGCGCCTGGCGACCCTCCAACGTGGTCTGTCCGAGAACGACCGCGCCCTGGTCGAGACCTTCGTGCGCATCTATGACGACTATCTGCCCGCCTGTCCGGATTACAGCCGCTTTTTGCTCCACAAGGAGCTGTTGTGGCGTCCATCCGAGCGCTTCCGCCAAAATACCCGTCCAGCACCCCGGGTTGCCGCGCGCTATCAGGCATTTTTGGACGAATACCCCTGGCTCTCGGCCGAGGTGTTCGAGGCGCTCTATGGTCTGAAGGCCTTTCCGCGCACCATCCAGGCCCGCATCCGCGCCGGGGGCGATGTGATCGATGGTGGGGCCTTCATCGGCGACTCGGCGGTGCAGTTGGCGGAGGCCTGCCCGCAGGCCCGGGTGTTGGCGCTCGAGCCCGATCCGGTCAATTTCAAACGTCTGTGTGAGAACATCACACGTTTCGGTCTCGAGGGGCGTATCCTCCCCGAACCCCTGGGGCTACACGACCATCGCGGCCATTTCGAGATCCAGCACCATGGTGCCCACGACTTCCCCGATCAGGGCAGCAGTCTGCTGAGCGATTTCCGCGACGAGGTCACCCATGGCGGCGTGAGTCGGGTGCGCTGCGAATTCGATACCATCGATGCCCTGGTCGAGCGTCATGGCTTGCGCCCGGTACTCATCAAGCTCGACATCGAGGGACTGGAACAGGAGGCCTTGCGCGGCGCCGTCGCGACCCTCAGGCGTTATCGCCCGGCCCTCATCGTCAGTGTTTATCACCATCCCAAGGACTTTTTCGAGATCAAGCCCTGGCTCGAGTCGCTGGGGTTTGGCTATTACTTCGGCTTCAGGCGTCTGGATCTAAATTCACCGGTTGCCGACTTCGTGCTGATCTGTTATCCGCGACTCGACACCCTTGGGGTGGGCGAGTCGGTGTCCTGA
- the cysM gene encoding cysteine synthase CysM, producing MPYPTIADQIGRTPLVRLQHLPGATNNLVLVKLEGNNPAGSVKDRPALNMIQRAEARGTIRPGDTLIEATSGNTGIALAMVAAAKGYRLRLIMPEQMSEERRGIMRAFGAEILLTPKDGGMEAAIDLARALEARGEGVRLDQFSNPDNPAAHYETTGPEIWHDTQGRITHFVSAMGTTGTIMGTGRYLKEQNPAIQIVGVHPEEGSNIPGIRRWPADYLPKIYDPARVDRIIEVSQALAEQTARDLAAREGLFVGISSGGAVAATLRLSQEVREAVIVVIACDRGDRYLSTGVFPA from the coding sequence ATGCCGTACCCGACCATCGCCGACCAGATCGGCCGTACCCCCCTGGTGCGACTCCAGCACCTACCGGGCGCGACTAACAACCTGGTCCTCGTCAAGCTCGAGGGCAACAATCCGGCCGGCTCGGTCAAGGACCGCCCGGCGCTCAATATGATCCAACGCGCCGAGGCGCGCGGCACCATCCGTCCCGGCGATACCCTGATCGAGGCCACTAGTGGCAACACCGGCATTGCCCTGGCGATGGTCGCGGCCGCCAAGGGCTACCGGCTGCGGCTGATCATGCCCGAGCAGATGAGCGAGGAGCGCCGGGGCATCATGCGTGCCTTCGGGGCCGAGATCCTGCTCACACCCAAGGATGGCGGTATGGAGGCGGCCATCGACCTGGCACGCGCCCTGGAGGCACGCGGGGAGGGGGTCCGGCTCGATCAGTTCTCCAACCCCGACAACCCTGCCGCCCATTATGAGACCACAGGCCCCGAGATCTGGCACGACACCCAGGGCCGCATCACCCATTTCGTCAGCGCCATGGGCACCACGGGCACCATCATGGGTACGGGCCGCTATCTCAAGGAACAGAACCCGGCGATCCAGATCGTCGGCGTCCATCCGGAAGAGGGCTCGAACATCCCAGGTATCCGGCGCTGGCCGGCGGACTATCTGCCGAAGATCTATGACCCGGCGCGCGTCGATCGGATCATCGAAGTCTCCCAGGCCCTAGCCGAACAGACCGCCCGCGACCTGGCCGCACGCGAGGGACTCTTCGTCGGTATCTCATCCGGGGGGGCAGTAGCGGCGACACTCAGGCTGTCTCAAGAGGTGAGGGAGGCAGTGATCGTGGTCATCGCCTGCGATCGCGGCGATCGCTATCTCTCGACCGGGGTCTTTCCGGCCTGA
- a CDS encoding flagellar basal body-associated FliL family protein: protein MIRTQPKIAYLLALCLVSTAPQAGSGKEDKEGAASPYPGYMAVDPLIVNLAKPRTYLKLSLQFFVDTQSDADLITQHMPRLRDRMISLLGGRELESISTPDAREQLRIELLDSLRKTMMEQTGRPAISAIYFTDFIAQ from the coding sequence ATGATACGCACTCAACCCAAGATCGCCTATCTATTGGCCCTGTGCCTGGTCTCCACAGCGCCCCAGGCCGGTTCGGGAAAAGAAGACAAGGAAGGGGCTGCCTCGCCCTATCCTGGCTATATGGCCGTGGATCCGCTGATCGTCAATCTCGCCAAGCCGCGAACCTATCTGAAACTGAGCCTACAGTTCTTCGTCGACACCCAAAGCGACGCCGACTTGATCACTCAACACATGCCGCGTCTGCGCGACCGCATGATCAGCTTGCTCGGCGGGCGCGAGCTCGAGTCGATCAGCACTCCAGATGCGCGCGAGCAACTGCGGATCGAGTTGCTCGACAGCCTGCGCAAGACCATGATGGAACAGACCGGGCGCCCGGCGATCAGCGCAATCTATTTCACCGACTTTATCGCCCAATGA